The following are encoded together in the Triticum dicoccoides isolate Atlit2015 ecotype Zavitan chromosome 6B, WEW_v2.0, whole genome shotgun sequence genome:
- the LOC119325333 gene encoding tyrosine-sulfated glycopeptide receptor 1-like, translated as MSSFTVLPVVLQLFMLLFLTSPATPCTEQEKHNLLQFLAGLSRDGGLTTSWRNNGTDCCEWEGISCNGDGAVTGVSLESKGLEGPISPFLANLTSLLRVNLSHNSFSGGLPAELMFSGSIIVLDVSFSRLNGPLPKLPSLVTTDRPLQVLNISSNLFSSQFPSATWKVMNSLIALNASNNSFTGNMPSSLCLGSPYLALLDLCYNQLSGDIPNTLGNCSKLKVLKAGNNNLSGILPVETFHATLLEYLSFPNNVLQGKLDGARIVKLSNLAILDLGGNRFSGKIPLSICLLKRLEELHLGSNNMSGELPSTLGNCTNLRIIDLKSNNFIGDLGKVKFAALQNLKGLDLMRNNLSGMVPESIYSCSNLTALQLSDNHFRGEISSKIGNLKHLSFLSLSRNSFKNITKALHALKSCRNISALVIGTNFMNEAMPQDGTIDGFPNLQLLAMDWCSLTGRIPTWLSKLTNLKILQLASNRLTGPTPSWINSLNHLFLLDISNNSLTGKIPITLMEMPMLKSDKAAIYLDSNLLDLPSFYVGPSLQYRMGSAWPKVLRLGKNKLTGAIPQEIGQLKTVVYLNLSFNNFYGEIPQSICNLTNLEGLDLSNNHLTGAIPAALENLHFLSHFNISNNDLGGPIPTTGQLSTFPTSSFDGNPKLCGSLLIRDCSSVEEAPMYIISAREYSIKVIFAIAFGLFFGVGVLYDQLVLFRYFG; from the coding sequence ATGTCCTCATTCACCGTTCTTCCGGTCGTGCTGCAGCTATTCATGCTGCTCTTCTTAACCTCTCCCGCCACCCCATGCACCGAGCAGGAGAAGCACAACCTCCTCCAATTCCTTGCCGGGCTGTCACGTGATGGTGGCCTCACCACGTCCTGGCGTAACAATGGCACAGACTGCTGCGAATGGGAAGGCATCTCCTGCAATGGAGATGGGGCCGTCACTGGGGTCTCCCTGGAGTCTAAAGGACTTGAAGGGCCCATCTCACCGTTCCTTGCCAACCTCACCAGCCTGCTGCGTGTTAACCTCTCGCACAACTCATTCTCCGGTGGTCTTCCAGCGGAGCTCATGTTCTCTGGAAGCATCATCGTCCTCGATGTCAGCTTCAGCCGGCTCAATGGACCGCTGCCCAAGCTTCCGTCGTTGGTTACCACCGACCGGCCTCTGCAGGTACTCAACATCTCAAGCAACCTGTTCAGCTCACAATTTCCATCAGCCACATGGAAGGTGATGAACAGTCTGATTGCGCTCAACGCCAGCAATAACAGCTTCACTGGGAACATGCCGTCTTCTCTCTGCCTTGGGTCGCCATATTTGGCATTGCTTGACCTCTGTTACAACCAATTGAGTGGTGACATACCAAACACGCTGGGTAATTGTTCCAAGCTCAAAGTGCTCAAGGCTGGCAACAACAACCTAAGTGGGATTCTCCCTGTTGAAACCTTCCATGCTACCTTGTTGGAGTACCTCTCCTTCCCCAACAATGTTTTACAAGGAAAACTTGATGGAGCACGTATAGTCAAACTCAGTAATCTAGCTATTCTTGACCTTGGAGGGAATCGCTTCAGTGGCAAGATTCCGCTGTCGATATGTCTGCTCAAGAGGCTGGAGGAGCTCCATTTGGGTAGCAATAACATGTCTGGGGAGCTGCCATCAACTCTGGGCAACTGTACAAATCTCAGAATCATTGATCTAAAGTCCAACAACTTCATCGGAGATCTAGGGAAGGTAAAGTTCGCCGCCCTACAGAATCTAAAAGGTTTAGATCTCATGAGGAATAATCTCAGTGGTATGGTTCCAGAAAGCATTTACTCATGCAGCAATTTGACTGCACTGCAGCTGTCAGACAACCATTTCCGTGGTGAAATCTCATCAAAAATAGGCAATCTGAAGCACCTGTCCTTCCTATCACTTAGTAGAAACTCCTTCAAAAATATCACAAAAGCTTTGCATGCCCTTAAGAGTTGCAGGAACATCAGCGCCCTGGTTATTGGCACAAACTTCATGAATGAGGCCATGCCACAAGATGGAACCATTGACGGTTTTCCGAATCTTCAACTTCTTGCGATGGACTGGTGTTCATTGACTGGAAGGATACCTACTTGGTTATCAAAGCTCACAAATCTGAAGATACTACAATTAGCCAGTAATCGGCTCACTGGACCGACACCAAGCTGGATCAACTCCCTAAATCACCTCTTCCTTCTGGACATATCAAACAACAGCCTTACTGGGAAAATCCCAATCACCTTGATGGAGATGCCAATGCTAAAATCAGACAAGGCTGCCATCTATCTGGACTCAAACCTCCTTGATCTACCAAGTTTTTATGTGGGCCCATCACTTCAGTACCGCATGGGCAGTGCTTGGCCCAAAGTGCTGAGACTTGGAAAGAATAAACTCACCGGTGCAATCCCCCAAGAGATTGGTCAATTGAAAACGGTTGTTTACCTCAACTTGAGTTTCAACAACTTTTATGGAGAGATTCCACAATCAATCTGCAACCTGACGAACCTGGAAGGGCTGGATTTGTCTAATAACCATCTCACTGGTGCAATCCCTGCCGCACTGGAGAACCTTCACTTCCTTTCGCACTTCAACATTTCAAACAACGACCTAGGAGGACCTATTCCAACAACAGGCCAGCTGAGCACATTTCCGACCTCTAGTTTTGACGGGAATCCGAAGCTGTGCGGTTCTCTGCTTATTAGGGATTGCAGTTCGGTTGAAGAAGCCCCCATGTACATCATCTCCGCAAGAGAATACAGCATAAAGGTCATCTTTGCGATTGCATTTGGTCTTTTCTTTGGGGTAGGGGTGCTATATGACCAGTTAGTATTATTCAGATATTTTGGCTAA